A single genomic interval of Lucilia cuprina isolate Lc7/37 chromosome 2, ASM2204524v1, whole genome shotgun sequence harbors:
- the LOC124421328 gene encoding uncharacterized protein LOC124421328 codes for MLERRLWSLIRTTQSGNPHLPTHDWKVVKFSAPMGNVRKATVVLNKETLAPLRECGGKVYYGFDSISLRIYRSDAKRSAAASGSKLEAPPKEDNGKADDPAGSENQEDSQSTTGMMGELLGNLKLAEDGDSSQDSDPEDVDVTVVYDPDLGDGEGNPD; via the coding sequence ATGTTAGAAAGGCGACTGTGGTCCTTAATAAGGACCACACAAAGCGGAAATCCTCATCTACCTACCCATGACTGGAAGGTGGTGAAGTTTTCCGCCCCGATGGGAAATGTTAGAAAGGCGACTGTGGTCCTTAATAAGGAAACGTTGGCGCCATTGCGTGAATGCGGAGGTAAGGTTTACTATGGCTTTGATAGTATCTCCCTTCGCATTTACCGCAGTGACGCCAAACGCAGCGCCGCCGCCTCTGGTTCCAAACTGGAGGCTCCGCCCAAAGAGGATAATGGAAAGGCCGACGATCCCGCTGGTTCTGAGAACCAAGAAGACTCCCAGTCTACCACAGGTATGATGGGTGAGCTTCTTGGCAATCTGAAGTTAGCGGAGGATGGAGACAGTTCGCAGGATTCCGATCCTGAGGACGTCGACGTCACTGTCGTGTACGATCCTGATCTTGGAGATGGTGAAGGTAACCCAGATTAA
- the LOC111680019 gene encoding uncharacterized protein LOC111680019, with protein sequence MHAVGIHSAMAIKRQRKRRDEQKRARERRYSTQSSESGETFHSPSGSFRRKFHQAHNSVKPGPGLDSQVVTSIGMLHIGIVFIVFGLFLCGAGIIPDETMSWNVFSSSSAWWNEVTCTGLFSLGLGLFLLILNCLISRKEEEDLEDYVQRQLTRSRSGHRLERDVETGVLTTRHARKAVALQKNVRNGSTTDVALVNSSATDNVPNGSIVGRLNTSGDILLEKIVEEDNSYLNNGSVGVSPIEIENDTKQLLRSESINETINITRI encoded by the exons ATGCATGCAGTTGGTATACATTCCGCCATGGCAATAAAACGCCAACGTAAGAGGCGTGATGAACAGAAACGTGCTAGAGAAAGACGTTACAGTACACAGAGTTCCGAAAGTGGAGAAACATTTCATTCTCCGAGTGGATCATTTCGACGTAAATTTCATCAAGCCCATAATTCTGTTAAGCCTGGACCAGGTCTGGATAGTCAG gTTGTAACAAGTATTGGAATGCTGCACATTGGTATTGTGTTTATTgtattcggtttatttttgtGTGGAGCTGGAATTATACCTGATGAAACGATGTCCTGGAATGTTTTCA GCTCAAGTTCGGCATGGTGGAATGAAGTGACATGCACAGGATTATTTTCTTTGGGTTTGGGTTTATTCTTGCTgatattaaactgtttgataagTCGAAAAGAGGAAGAAGATCTAGAAGACTACGTACAGCGTCAACTTACTAGATCACGATCAGGACATCGTTTGGAACGGGATGTCGAAACTGGCGTCTTAACAACACGCCATGCCCGAAAAGCAGTCGCCTTGCAAAAAAATGTGCGAAATGGTTCAACTACTGATGTGGCTTTAGTAAATAGTTCAGCAACAGACAATGTACCAAATGGATCCATAGTTGGAC GTTTAAATACTTCCGGtgatattttattagaaaaaatagtGGAAGAAGACAACTCATATCTAAATAATGGTAGTGTTGGCGTTTCGCCAATTGAAATAGAAAACGATACCAAACAGCTCCTACGAAGCGAATCAATAAATGAAACAATCAATATTACGAGAATATAA